The Streptomyces sp. RKAG293 genome includes a region encoding these proteins:
- a CDS encoding MATE family efflux transporter yields the protein MNPVAEPPQKSRPRHLSKETRRRHDREIIALAVPAFGALVAEPLFVMVDSAVVGHLGTPQLAGLGVAAALLTTAVNIFVFLAYATTAAVARRVGAGDLPGAIRQGMDGIWLALLLGVAVIALVVPTAPALVGLFGASDTAAPFAVTYLRISAFGIPAMLAVLAATGVLRGLQDTRTPLYVALGGFTANAGLNVALVYGAGLGIAGSAWGTVIAQNGMAAVYLYVVVRGARRHGASLRPDAAGIRACAQAGVPLLIRTLSLRAVLLIATAVAAGLGDTEIAAHQITLTLWSLLAFALDAIAIAGQAIIGRYLGADDPAGARAACRRMVQWGIASGVLLGLLVVASRPLIATLFTSDPSVRSALMPVLLVVAVSQPVSGIVFILDGVLMGAGDGRYLAWSMLGTLAVFAPVALAVPALGGGLTALWWAMTLMMLTRLVALQLRARSGRWIVTGAVRA from the coding sequence GTGAACCCGGTCGCCGAGCCTCCCCAGAAGAGCCGCCCCCGCCACCTCTCCAAGGAGACCCGGCGGCGGCACGACCGGGAGATCATCGCACTCGCCGTGCCCGCCTTCGGCGCACTCGTCGCCGAGCCGCTCTTCGTCATGGTCGACAGCGCCGTCGTCGGCCACCTCGGCACCCCGCAACTCGCCGGACTCGGCGTCGCGGCCGCCCTGCTGACCACCGCCGTCAACATCTTCGTCTTCCTCGCCTACGCCACCACCGCCGCCGTGGCCCGCCGGGTCGGCGCGGGCGACCTGCCGGGCGCGATCCGCCAGGGCATGGACGGCATCTGGCTCGCCCTGCTGCTCGGCGTCGCCGTCATCGCGCTCGTCGTCCCCACGGCTCCGGCACTCGTCGGCCTCTTCGGAGCGTCCGACACCGCCGCACCGTTCGCCGTCACCTACCTGCGGATCAGTGCGTTCGGCATCCCCGCCATGCTCGCCGTCCTCGCCGCCACCGGCGTGCTGCGCGGCCTCCAGGACACCAGGACGCCGCTCTACGTGGCGCTCGGCGGCTTCACGGCCAACGCGGGGCTCAACGTGGCCCTGGTCTACGGCGCGGGGCTGGGCATCGCCGGCTCCGCCTGGGGAACGGTCATCGCCCAGAACGGCATGGCCGCGGTGTACCTGTACGTCGTCGTCCGCGGAGCGCGCCGGCACGGCGCGTCGCTGCGCCCGGACGCCGCGGGCATCCGGGCCTGCGCCCAGGCGGGCGTTCCGCTGCTGATCCGCACGCTGAGCCTGCGGGCGGTCCTGCTGATCGCCACCGCGGTCGCCGCCGGGCTGGGCGACACCGAGATCGCCGCCCACCAGATCACGCTCACCCTCTGGTCGCTGCTGGCCTTCGCCCTCGATGCCATCGCCATCGCGGGGCAGGCCATCATCGGCCGCTATCTGGGCGCGGACGACCCCGCGGGCGCCCGGGCCGCCTGCCGCCGGATGGTGCAGTGGGGCATCGCATCCGGCGTGCTGCTGGGGCTGCTGGTGGTCGCGAGCCGCCCGCTGATCGCGACGCTCTTCACCTCCGACCCGTCCGTGCGGAGCGCCCTCATGCCGGTCCTGCTGGTGGTCGCCGTCAGCCAGCCGGTCTCCGGCATCGTCTTCATCCTCGACGGTGTCCTGATGGGCGCGGGCGACGGGCGCTACCTCGCCTGGTCCATGCTCGGCACGCTGGCCGTCTTCGCCCCCGTCGCGCTCGCCGTCCCGGCCCTCGGAGGCGGCCTCACCGCCCTGTGGTGGGCCATGACGCTGATGATGCTGACCCGGCTCGTCGCGCTCCAGCTGCGGGCGCGATCCGGCCGCTGGATCGTCACCGGTGCGGTGCGGGCGTAG
- a CDS encoding peptidoglycan bridge formation glycyltransferase FemA/FemB family protein, translated as MSLTLRTISREQHLAFIQSLPSASHCQVPAWADVKNEWRSENLGWFDDKTGQIVGAGLVLYRQIPKLKRYLAYLPEGPVINWYAPNLDEWLQPMLAHLKQQGAFTVKMGPPVVIRRWDAPAIKAGISDPDVKRLRDVEATFIEPRAFEVADRLRRMGWQQNEDGGAGFGDVQPRYVYQVPLENRSLDDILKGFNQLWRRNIKKAEKAGVEVVQGGYDDLPVWQKLYEVTAERDHFRPRPLSYFQRMWTSLNNEDPNRMRLYLAVHEGEAVAAATMLIVGGHVWYSYGASANHKREVRPSNAMQWRMLRDAYALGASVYDLRGISDSLDETDHLFGLIQFKVGTGGQAAEYLGEWDFPLNKLLHKALDIYMSRR; from the coding sequence ATGAGCTTGACCCTGAGGACCATCAGCCGTGAGCAGCATCTGGCATTCATCCAGAGCCTGCCCTCGGCCAGTCACTGCCAGGTTCCGGCATGGGCGGATGTCAAGAACGAATGGCGCTCCGAGAACCTCGGCTGGTTCGACGACAAGACCGGCCAGATCGTCGGCGCCGGCCTGGTGCTGTACCGGCAGATCCCCAAGCTCAAGCGGTACCTCGCGTACCTGCCCGAGGGCCCGGTCATCAACTGGTACGCCCCGAACCTGGACGAGTGGCTGCAGCCGATGCTGGCGCACCTCAAGCAGCAGGGTGCCTTCACGGTGAAGATGGGCCCGCCCGTCGTCATCCGCCGCTGGGACGCGCCCGCCATCAAGGCCGGCATCTCGGACCCGGACGTCAAGCGGCTGCGGGACGTCGAGGCGACGTTCATCGAGCCCCGCGCCTTCGAGGTGGCCGACCGGCTGCGCCGGATGGGCTGGCAGCAGAACGAGGACGGCGGCGCCGGATTCGGTGATGTGCAGCCGCGCTACGTCTACCAGGTGCCGCTGGAGAACCGTTCGCTGGACGACATCCTCAAGGGCTTCAACCAGCTGTGGCGCCGCAACATCAAGAAGGCCGAGAAGGCCGGTGTCGAGGTCGTGCAGGGCGGCTACGACGACCTCCCGGTCTGGCAGAAGCTCTACGAGGTGACGGCCGAGCGCGACCACTTCCGGCCCCGCCCGCTGTCGTACTTCCAGCGGATGTGGACCTCGCTCAACAACGAGGACCCCAACCGGATGCGGCTGTACCTGGCCGTGCACGAGGGCGAGGCGGTGGCCGCGGCCACCATGCTGATCGTCGGCGGGCACGTCTGGTACTCCTACGGCGCCTCCGCGAACCACAAGCGGGAGGTCCGGCCGTCCAACGCGATGCAGTGGCGGATGCTCAGGGACGCGTACGCCCTCGGAGCGAGCGTGTACGACCTGCGCGGCATCAGCGACTCCCTCGACGAGACGGACCACCTGTTCGGCCTGATCCAGTTCAAGGTGGGCACGGGCGGCCAGGCCGCCGAATACTTGGGCGAGTGGGATTTCCCCCTCAACAAACTGCTCCACAAGGCACTCGACATCTACATGTCCCGCCGCTGA
- the dnaB gene encoding replicative DNA helicase: MGGRTAVPPDSGPGDRLPVTHFRSGQGGKRNKKDDGEDRSNWSEGGGGFERVPPQDLDAEQSVLGGMLLSKDAIADVVEVLKGQDFYRPAHETIYTAILDLYARGEPADPITTAAELVKRGEITRVGGAPYLHTLVNAVPTAANAEYYAEIVHERAVLRRLVEAGTRITQMGYAADGDVDEIVNSAQAEIYAVTEQRTSEDYLPLSEIMEGALDEIEAIGSRSGGMSGVPTGFTDLDSLTNGLHPGQMIVIAARPAMGKSTLALDFARACSIGSGMPSVVFSLEMGRNEIAMRLLSAEARVALHHMRSGSMTDEDWTRLARRMPDVSAAPLFIDDSPNLSMMEIRAKCRRLKQRNDLRLVVIDYLQLMQSGGSRRPESRQQEVSDMSRNLKLLAKELEVPVIALSQLNRGPEQRTDKKPMVSDLRESGSIEQDADMVILLHREDAYEKESPRAGEADLIVAKHRNGPTATITVAFQGHYSRFVDMAQT; the protein is encoded by the coding sequence CTGGGGGGACGAACCGCCGTTCCCCCCGACAGCGGTCCTGGTGACCGGCTGCCGGTCACCCACTTCCGTTCGGGACAGGGCGGCAAGCGCAACAAGAAGGACGACGGCGAGGACCGCAGCAACTGGTCCGAGGGCGGCGGCGGTTTCGAGCGCGTACCGCCGCAGGACCTCGACGCCGAGCAGTCCGTCCTCGGCGGCATGCTGCTGTCCAAGGACGCCATCGCCGATGTCGTCGAGGTGCTCAAGGGCCAGGACTTCTACCGTCCGGCTCACGAGACCATCTACACCGCGATCCTCGACCTGTACGCCCGGGGCGAGCCGGCCGACCCCATCACCACCGCCGCCGAACTGGTCAAGCGCGGTGAGATCACCCGCGTCGGCGGCGCCCCGTACCTCCACACCCTGGTCAACGCGGTCCCCACGGCGGCCAACGCCGAGTACTACGCCGAGATCGTGCACGAGCGCGCCGTCCTGCGCCGCCTCGTCGAAGCGGGCACCCGCATCACCCAGATGGGATACGCGGCCGACGGCGACGTGGACGAGATCGTCAACTCCGCCCAGGCGGAGATCTACGCGGTCACCGAGCAGCGCACGTCCGAGGACTACCTCCCGCTCTCCGAGATCATGGAGGGCGCCCTCGACGAGATCGAGGCGATCGGGTCCCGCAGCGGCGGGATGTCCGGTGTCCCCACCGGGTTCACGGACCTCGACTCGCTGACGAACGGGCTCCACCCGGGCCAGATGATCGTCATCGCGGCCCGCCCCGCCATGGGTAAGTCGACCCTGGCGCTGGACTTCGCCCGCGCCTGCTCGATCGGCAGCGGCATGCCCAGCGTCGTGTTCTCCCTCGAAATGGGCCGCAACGAGATCGCGATGCGCCTGCTGTCGGCGGAGGCACGGGTCGCACTGCACCACATGCGGTCCGGCAGCATGACGGACGAGGACTGGACGCGGCTCGCCCGGCGGATGCCGGACGTGTCGGCGGCGCCCCTCTTCATCGACGACTCGCCGAACCTGTCGATGATGGAGATCCGCGCCAAGTGCCGCCGCCTCAAGCAGCGCAACGATCTGCGGCTGGTCGTCATCGACTATCTGCAGCTGATGCAGTCCGGCGGATCCCGGCGCCCCGAGAGCCGTCAGCAGGAGGTCTCGGACATGTCCCGAAACCTCAAGCTGCTGGCCAAGGAGCTCGAGGTCCCCGTCATCGCGCTCTCCCAGCTGAACCGTGGCCCCGAACAGCGCACGGACAAGAAGCCGATGGTCTCCGACCTCCGTGAGTCCGGCTCCATCGAGCAGGACGCCGACATGGTCATCCTGCTGCACCGCGAGGACGCCTACGAGAAGGAGTCCCCGCGCGCGGGCGAGGCGGACCTCATCGTCGCCAAGCACCGTAACGGCCCCACCGCGACGATCACCGTGGCCTTCCAGGGCCACTACTCACGCTTCGTGGACATGGCGCAGACCTGA
- a CDS encoding dihydrofolate reductase family protein — MRKLIYGMNLTLDGYIAAAGDDIGWSGPPSDDLFQFWSDQLQATDLSLYGRNLWQTMSSYWPTGDQQPNATPAEIEFARRWRGMSKVVFSSTIDEVDWNTRLVTGDAVAEITRLKAEDGGPMDIGGATLAGAAMRAGLIDEYVLATAPVLVGGGTPFFTALDNWVNLNLVETRTLSGGVILTRYETRR, encoded by the coding sequence ATGCGGAAACTGATCTACGGCATGAACCTGACCCTGGACGGCTACATCGCCGCGGCCGGCGACGACATCGGCTGGAGCGGACCGCCGAGCGACGACCTGTTCCAGTTCTGGTCGGACCAGTTGCAGGCGACCGACCTGTCGCTGTACGGGCGCAATCTGTGGCAGACGATGAGCTCCTACTGGCCGACCGGCGACCAGCAGCCCAACGCCACCCCGGCGGAGATCGAGTTCGCGCGCCGCTGGCGGGGCATGTCGAAGGTGGTGTTCTCCTCGACGATCGACGAGGTCGACTGGAACACCCGCCTGGTCACCGGCGACGCGGTCGCCGAGATCACCCGGCTCAAGGCCGAGGACGGCGGCCCGATGGACATCGGCGGCGCGACGCTCGCCGGGGCGGCCATGCGGGCCGGGCTGATTGACGAGTACGTGCTGGCCACCGCGCCGGTCCTGGTGGGCGGCGGCACGCCGTTCTTCACCGCGCTGGACAACTGGGTGAACCTCAACCTGGTGGAGACGCGGACGCTTTCCGGCGGCGTGATCCTGACCAGGTACGAGACGAGGCGCTGA
- the rpsF gene encoding 30S ribosomal protein S6, with product MRHYELMLILDPDLEERAVSPLIENFLTVVRNGGGSVEKVDTWGRRRLSYEIKKKAEGIYSVVDLKASPEVVKELDRQLNLNESVLRTKVLRPELH from the coding sequence ATGCGTCACTACGAGCTCATGCTCATTCTCGACCCCGATCTCGAGGAGCGCGCTGTCTCCCCGCTGATCGAGAACTTCCTCACTGTCGTCCGCAACGGCGGCGGCAGCGTGGAGAAGGTCGACACCTGGGGCCGTCGTCGCCTCTCGTACGAGATCAAGAAGAAGGCCGAGGGTATCTACTCGGTCGTCGACCTCAAGGCTTCGCCCGAGGTCGTCAAGGAGCTCGACCGTCAGCTCAACCTGAACGAGTCGGTTCTCCGGACCAAGGTCCTCCGCCCGGAACTGCACTGA
- the rpsR gene encoding 30S ribosomal protein S18, whose amino-acid sequence MAKPPPRKPKKKVCAFCKDKTVYVDYKDTNMLRKFISDRGKIRARRVTGNCTQHQRDVATAVKNSREMALLPYTSTAR is encoded by the coding sequence ATGGCGAAGCCGCCTCCGCGCAAGCCTAAGAAGAAGGTCTGCGCGTTCTGCAAGGACAAGACCGTCTACGTGGACTACAAGGACACGAACATGCTGCGGAAGTTCATTTCCGACCGCGGCAAGATCCGTGCCCGCCGCGTGACCGGCAACTGCACGCAGCACCAGCGTGACGTCGCCACGGCCGTGAAGAACAGCCGTGAGATGGCACTGCTGCCCTACACGTCGACCGCTCGCTAA
- the rplI gene encoding 50S ribosomal protein L9 — MKIILTNEVSGLGAAGDVVEVKSGYARNYLVPRGFAIAWTKGGEKDVEQIRRARRIREIHTLEDANAVKAKLQSVKVQLTTRAGDSGRLFGSITPADIAAAIKAAGGPDVDKRRVEVGTPIKTLGAHKISVRLHPEVEVKLDLEVVAA; from the coding sequence ATGAAGATCATCCTCACCAACGAGGTCTCCGGCCTCGGCGCCGCAGGCGATGTCGTAGAGGTCAAGTCCGGCTACGCCCGCAACTACCTGGTCCCGCGCGGTTTCGCGATCGCCTGGACCAAGGGTGGCGAGAAGGACGTAGAGCAGATCCGTCGTGCGCGTCGGATCCGCGAGATTCACACCCTTGAGGACGCGAACGCCGTCAAGGCGAAGCTGCAGTCCGTCAAGGTGCAGCTGACCACCCGCGCGGGTGACAGCGGCCGACTGTTCGGTTCCATCACGCCGGCCGACATCGCTGCGGCGATCAAGGCCGCCGGTGGCCCGGACGTGGACAAGCGTCGTGTCGAGGTCGGTACGCCGATCAAGACCCTCGGCGCCCACAAGATCTCGGTGCGTCTGCACCCCGAGGTCGAGGTCAAGCTCGACCTTGAGGTCGTTGCTGCCTGA
- a CDS encoding serine hydrolase domain-containing protein, with the protein MSETPDVPPAAPTAEELLPTTRRALLHRLARAQAEGRTPSMVGAVVRDGATVWTSGRSMMEGHGPDGDTQYRIGSLTKTFVAVLVMRLRDEGLLDLADPLGLHLPDTEPARATIAQLLAHTSGLAAETPGPWWERTSGELRPELADLLGAAPVKHPAGRIHHYSNPGFALLGALVEKLRGKPWGDVLRAEALEPLGMTRTTLLPQAPHAGGWAVHPWADVMQPEPLHDTGRMAPAGQLWSTADDLCRWAVFLTGGDERVLSAATVAEMRTPAAAPAGEDRDPGYGLGVQLLRRDGRLLAGHTGSMPGFLATLWVSVEDGVGALVLTNATSGPQVASVAADLLAIVADNEPRFPEPWRPRSAADPALLALTGPWYWGTTPFVLRLRAERDVELTALDGRGRGALFRAEPDGTWTGLDGYYAGETLRVVHGDDGEVRHLDLGSFVFAREPYDEAAGVPGGVDPEGWR; encoded by the coding sequence ATGTCCGAGACACCTGACGTACCTCCCGCCGCACCGACGGCGGAGGAACTGCTGCCCACCACCCGTCGTGCCCTGCTGCACCGGCTCGCCAGAGCGCAGGCCGAGGGCCGTACGCCGTCGATGGTGGGTGCGGTGGTGCGGGACGGGGCCACGGTCTGGACGAGCGGCCGCAGCATGATGGAGGGGCACGGCCCCGACGGGGACACCCAGTACCGGATCGGGTCGCTGACCAAGACCTTCGTGGCGGTGCTGGTGATGCGGCTGCGGGACGAGGGCCTGCTGGACCTGGCGGACCCCCTCGGGCTGCACCTGCCCGACACCGAGCCGGCCCGGGCGACGATCGCCCAACTCCTCGCGCACACCTCGGGACTGGCGGCCGAGACCCCCGGTCCCTGGTGGGAGCGCACCTCCGGTGAGCTGCGCCCCGAGCTGGCCGACCTGCTCGGCGCGGCACCGGTGAAGCATCCGGCCGGCCGCATCCATCACTACTCCAACCCGGGGTTCGCCCTGCTGGGTGCGCTCGTGGAGAAGCTGCGGGGGAAGCCGTGGGGCGACGTGCTGCGTGCGGAGGCGCTGGAGCCGCTGGGCATGACGCGGACGACGCTGCTGCCGCAGGCACCGCACGCGGGCGGCTGGGCGGTGCATCCGTGGGCCGACGTGATGCAGCCGGAACCGCTGCACGACACCGGGCGGATGGCGCCGGCCGGCCAGCTGTGGTCCACTGCGGACGATCTGTGCCGCTGGGCGGTGTTCCTGACCGGGGGCGACGAGCGGGTGCTGAGCGCCGCGACCGTCGCCGAGATGCGTACCCCGGCCGCGGCGCCGGCCGGGGAGGACCGGGACCCCGGCTACGGGCTGGGCGTCCAGCTGCTGCGCCGCGACGGCCGGCTGCTGGCGGGACACACCGGGTCCATGCCGGGCTTCCTGGCGACGCTGTGGGTGAGCGTCGAGGACGGCGTGGGAGCACTGGTGCTGACCAACGCCACGTCCGGGCCGCAGGTCGCCTCCGTCGCGGCCGACCTGCTGGCGATCGTCGCGGACAACGAGCCGCGCTTCCCCGAGCCGTGGCGCCCGCGGTCGGCGGCTGACCCGGCGCTGCTGGCCCTCACCGGCCCCTGGTACTGGGGCACCACACCGTTCGTGCTGCGGCTGCGCGCGGAGCGCGACGTGGAGCTGACGGCACTGGACGGGCGGGGCCGTGGCGCCCTGTTCAGGGCGGAGCCGGACGGGACCTGGACCGGTCTCGACGGCTACTACGCGGGGGAGACGCTGCGCGTGGTGCACGGTGACGACGGCGAGGTGCGCCATCTCGACCTGGGATCCTTCGTGTTCGCCCGGGAGCCGTACGACGAGGCCGCCGGGGTGCCGGGAGGCGTGGATCCGGAGGGCTGGAGGTAG
- a CDS encoding single-stranded DNA-binding protein, translating to MAGETVITVVGNLVDDPELRFTPSGAAVAKFRVASTPRIFDKQTNEWKDGDGLFLTCSVWRQAAENVAESLQRGMRVIVQGRLKQRSYEDREGVKRTVYELDVEEVGASLKTATAKVTKTTGGGRSGQQGGYSGGGGGGAQGGQGGGNWGGSSGGGQQGGGGAATDDPWATSAPAGGAQQGGGGSWGGNSGSSSGGGFSDEPPF from the coding sequence ATGGCAGGCGAGACCGTCATCACGGTCGTCGGCAATCTCGTCGACGACCCCGAGCTGCGCTTCACCCCGTCCGGTGCGGCGGTCGCGAAGTTCCGTGTCGCGTCCACACCCCGCATCTTCGACAAGCAGACCAACGAGTGGAAAGACGGCGACGGCCTCTTCCTCACGTGCTCGGTCTGGCGTCAGGCGGCGGAGAACGTAGCGGAGTCGCTGCAGCGAGGCATGCGCGTCATCGTGCAGGGCCGGCTGAAGCAGCGGTCCTACGAGGACCGCGAGGGCGTCAAGCGGACGGTCTACGAGCTGGACGTCGAGGAAGTCGGCGCCAGCCTGAAGACCGCGACCGCCAAGGTCACCAAGACGACCGGCGGCGGCCGTAGCGGCCAGCAGGGCGGTTACAGCGGTGGCGGTGGCGGTGGCGCACAGGGCGGCCAGGGTGGCGGCAACTGGGGCGGAAGCTCCGGCGGCGGCCAGCAGGGCGGCGGCGGTGCTGCTACCGACGACCCCTGGGCGACCAGTGCTCCGGCCGGCGGTGCCCAGCAGGGCGGCGGCGGAAGCTGGGGCGGGAACTCCGGTTCCTCCTCCGGCGGCGGCTTCTCGGACGAGCCGCCCTTCTAA
- a CDS encoding phenylacetate--CoA ligase family protein has translation MAMGSFARQWLLRIISFGLTALYRLYRVHPFVWRVMARNYRPWMSGFARLHAWMTCQFAALDVPAYAAHLENGGWRFRWFRLDSYPATDKESYVKAYPEEMRCWKGRVEIAGSVVDESSGSSGTPYNWVRSRRELNTVHRNVAGYTSLVFPSKRLFVINAYSMGAWATGTNTGIAMARIATVKNTGPDLEKIVDTLRHFGPRYDYLVTAYPPFLKHLRDRLAGESWFEEKSYRLAAMVGGEGMTEALRDYVGDVFGKVRSGYGASDLTIGMGGETTFSVWLRRMMREDATVRAAFLGPDEQRLPMVFQYNPLETYLETAGDDRTGEVLCTINSTAVMAPKLRYNIGDEGTLMSFPQVWEILRELLADRPVLLQRAEAAALREKMRLPLLFLYGRADSTVSYMGANIYPQDVEYGLYEGNPMADRIESFCLALEEGDDLEARPVIHVQLREGTVLDADGTAKLAEVCRAGVLRHLAACSRDFAQSLTEDSSAGEVAARVHPYGSGPFAGGTGTAAGGSSHGIKNKYLLGATAKGGA, from the coding sequence ATGGCAATGGGAAGCTTCGCGCGGCAGTGGCTGCTGAGAATCATCAGCTTCGGGCTCACCGCTCTGTACCGGCTCTACCGGGTGCACCCCTTCGTATGGCGGGTGATGGCCCGCAACTACCGCCCGTGGATGAGCGGTTTCGCACGCCTCCACGCATGGATGACCTGCCAGTTCGCGGCGCTGGACGTACCGGCGTACGCCGCGCACCTGGAGAACGGCGGCTGGCGGTTCCGCTGGTTCCGGCTCGACTCCTACCCGGCCACCGACAAGGAGTCGTACGTCAAGGCGTACCCGGAGGAGATGCGCTGCTGGAAGGGGCGGGTGGAGATCGCCGGCAGCGTGGTCGACGAGTCCTCCGGCTCGTCCGGCACTCCGTACAACTGGGTGCGCAGCCGCCGCGAGTTGAACACCGTGCACCGCAATGTGGCCGGCTACACCAGCCTGGTCTTTCCCTCGAAGCGGCTCTTCGTGATCAACGCCTACTCGATGGGCGCCTGGGCCACCGGCACCAACACCGGAATCGCCATGGCCCGGATCGCCACCGTGAAGAACACCGGGCCCGATCTGGAGAAGATCGTCGACACGCTGCGGCACTTCGGGCCGCGCTACGACTACCTGGTCACCGCCTACCCGCCGTTCCTCAAGCATCTGCGGGACCGGCTGGCCGGTGAGTCCTGGTTCGAGGAGAAGAGCTACCGGCTCGCGGCGATGGTCGGCGGCGAAGGCATGACCGAGGCGCTGCGCGACTACGTCGGCGATGTGTTCGGCAAGGTCCGCTCCGGCTACGGCGCATCCGACCTCACGATCGGGATGGGCGGCGAGACCACCTTCAGTGTCTGGCTGCGCCGGATGATGCGCGAGGACGCCACCGTCAGGGCCGCCTTCCTGGGCCCGGACGAGCAGCGGCTGCCGATGGTCTTCCAGTACAACCCCCTGGAGACCTATCTGGAGACCGCCGGCGACGACCGGACCGGCGAGGTGCTCTGCACCATCAACTCCACCGCCGTCATGGCTCCCAAGCTCCGCTACAACATCGGCGACGAGGGCACGTTGATGTCCTTCCCCCAGGTCTGGGAGATCCTGCGGGAGCTGCTCGCGGACCGACCGGTCCTGCTGCAGCGCGCGGAGGCCGCCGCCCTGCGCGAGAAGATGCGGCTGCCGCTGCTGTTCCTGTACGGGCGGGCCGACTCGACCGTCTCCTACATGGGGGCCAACATCTACCCGCAGGACGTCGAGTACGGCCTGTACGAGGGCAATCCGATGGCGGACCGGATCGAGAGCTTCTGTCTGGCGCTGGAGGAGGGCGACGACCTGGAGGCGCGGCCCGTCATCCATGTGCAGCTGCGGGAGGGGACGGTGCTGGACGCCGACGGGACCGCGAAGCTCGCGGAGGTGTGCCGGGCCGGCGTGCTGCGGCATCTCGCCGCCTGCAGCCGGGACTTCGCCCAGTCGCTGACGGAGGACTCCTCGGCCGGCGAGGTGGCGGCACGGGTGCACCCGTACGGCTCGGGGCCGTTCGCGGGTGGAACGGGGACCGCGGCCGGTGGCAGCAGCCACGGCATCAAGAACAAGTACCTGCTCGGTGCGACCGCGAAGGGCGGTGCCTGA
- a CDS encoding DUF4188 domain-containing protein has product MRSTDFSLTPAPGQAGAMFVGATRYSGLRAIITLGPGYVRMVREMRRMKGYVWHKVYWRFPFTLGTIAFFADRDELLKFARGKAHHELMCWLTDEGKGRATGGWIRIYTADAAGYTNGVWRAEDGALSHVDTFEPLSTELSAGRAPRPVKHVRHAKRRARRSAEPRGAQSGTAPAARCPEQLDGRP; this is encoded by the coding sequence ATGCGCAGTACCGACTTCTCGCTCACCCCGGCGCCCGGACAGGCCGGTGCCATGTTCGTCGGCGCCACCCGCTACTCGGGGCTGCGCGCGATCATCACGCTGGGCCCCGGCTATGTGCGGATGGTCCGCGAGATGAGGCGGATGAAGGGCTATGTCTGGCACAAGGTGTACTGGCGCTTCCCCTTCACCCTCGGCACGATCGCGTTCTTCGCCGACCGCGACGAACTGCTGAAGTTCGCCCGGGGCAAGGCCCATCACGAGCTCATGTGCTGGCTGACGGACGAAGGCAAGGGCCGCGCGACCGGCGGCTGGATCCGCATCTACACGGCGGACGCGGCCGGGTACACCAACGGCGTCTGGCGGGCCGAGGACGGTGCGCTGTCCCACGTCGACACCTTCGAGCCGCTGAGCACGGAGCTCTCCGCAGGGCGCGCACCGCGGCCCGTCAAGCATGTGCGGCACGCGAAACGGCGTGCGCGGCGCAGTGCGGAGCCGCGTGGGGCGCAGAGCGGCACAGCGCCGGCGGCGCGGTGCCCGGAGCAGCTGGACGGCAGGCCGTGA